The genomic region AAATGACCTTTTTAGGTAGCTAGTGGTGAGatataatttgcttaaaatattagCGTCATATGATTGCGTGCGTGTTAGTTCTGTTCGTCGTGTACTGTGAAATGATGGTGAAACATATACCGAAATTCCACTATGATATTTGATGGAAAGTTTGATTGTAAGTTTTCGTTCAAATGAGATTTAAAGAATAACAATGGCGTATCTAGTTCAAGTGCGGAAAtctaaaacaatttcaatgtttaagTTGTAAGTTCTAGTTTATTTTATGACGCTTAAAATACTTATCGTGATAAGGTGGTGTATTGTCTATTCCGGAGAAGGTAATATTACATTTAGAGAACAATGATGCCGTTATGTTAATCTTATTCGTAAAATATTGTCTGGTGCTACAAACATCCCATTTATTTGATGTGAAATCGAAAAAAGATGGAATAACCTTACAGCCCCATCTTTAATGCATAATATCTTTGTAGTTGCAATTAAtagtgtttaatttaaacataaatatattaatcaatGTTTATTGTGACATAATTTAATGATACTGTGCTTTATAACAACATGTATTTAGTTGCAGTGTGTTGATGTAATGATAATTTATATAGAAAGTGTAAAGCCTATACTATTTGAATGTTGAGATGTAATAATAAATTGCGATTTTTGTTATTCTGAAGACATTCACAAGAGAGCGATATTGCGCGTGATTTAACTATAGGGCTAAATCAGTATCTTcccttatatttatatatttcccGGGCCTACTTTTATCGCCTCTGCAGATTCCTTAAGGCTCTATCAGGTTCTGACGAGACCCTGCCACGTGGTGGGCCGGCTCTTTGCCACGTGGCTATTCTTCCTTCCTTGTACGAAAATCAACCGAATAGAATTACTGGCCTATCGAACTTGCTGAAAGCTGTCGTTCAACTGCTGAACGTCGTCAACTGCTTGTGGTCATTAGTCGAGTCAAGTGGCATCTGTACATAAATGTGTAAAACTATCTTAGTACTTGATCCCGCCAGAGCGTCGATATCAGTACAAATGAGCCACGATGAAACCTCCTTGTATACGCATGAACAATCAAGCCTTTGtcttattttattcttataatCCTAAACCGTAGATATAATACATGAATTTATAGAATTTTAACTTTGAACTCGTTCGATATGTTATCGCCTGTCAGTATACACCCCGACTTCACTTCCTTTCTTTTTTGCCTACATTGGGTGTTTCCGGATTGAACTAGAATGTGGTTAAAAGTGAAGAAGATAGCAGTTATTATTTTCCTCGTGGATTAATAAAGAACTGTAGTGTGAATCAACTAATTGAATGTCTGATGGTTATAATCATCCACTTCACTACAATAATTTAAGTAGAGTTATCATCAACacaatttatcaaaaagagCAGCGACAACTCATTTcgttcaaatataaaatttaaattcagTTGCCTCCTTTGGATCTAGTGTTTTTCATTGGTGGGGcgaaaacatttattatttttgttgagCTTTCCGtttaaaaccgttttttcaTGCATCGTTGAGTGAAAATGACATGGTTTTATCAagattaatataagttatttttcCAACATCGTcgtaaatttgaaaatatcttCTGACACAATACTTGGTTCTTGACTTTCGGCATTAATTCTGGTTGCATAGCtcaaatttcaaataatctCGGGTTATCAATTTAACAGATCATGAGATGTTGGTGGAGAACGTTAATTTACGGTGTTCTTAATTGAAACACGTTTTCCAAAAGTAGTTCCCtagtaaaagtttcctttttaAATTCTGAATCAAATATCGGTTTGCTTCTAATGTACGATGTAACTTCCAATGTTGACATTTAAGGATGATGACAAGTTAATGGTCATCCTTAATATTATTTCGttataaaaacagtttatataattttgatatatattaatatttcagtATTTGTTTACTCCATTTAAAAGACGTTTCTGATTaagtaaaaacatttacaatgacGTCGATTTTTTCTTGgtttttagattatttttttatttggactTAACTTCTTTTGAAAATCGGCCATAAACTGtagttgttttgaagaaaatgacacCGTTTAAAGTCACAACTATATGAAATTAACTTTGTGAGTTAGAATAAAATAAGCTTCATGTTGATATCCCTGACGGTAGTTACGTTTTTTTATGGTCttaaatatgttcaaaggttCAGACACATGTCTTCACCGTCCAAATGTTAATGTGCATATTGAAAGATaagaaatattgcaattttagtTTTACAGGGGCATTCCTTTATAACACTGAAAGCGATACATAGGCGAAACAATAACAATGCAGcttacatatttttacaaatacaaaaaattatCTTGTACATATTCGAATCaatgaaatgttcatcaaaACCTTCCTCAATCACCACTTAAGTATAATATTATTAAGTCTTCTACAAATGAATGAGATAAAATAAGCTTAAGACAATCATGTATTGTACATCAGATTTATATCATCTagtgtttcagttatttcaatctgGATTATTTATAATCGTCAAGAATGAGTGGAGTATCAAGATAATAAAACATACGCAGAACGTTCGttgtatatataatttgaaatcaGTATCAACATGCAAAGAACTGCACATGAACCATGTACAAACTGTGAGCTATTCAGGTCATTCTTTCTTCGCCTGAGCAACACCTTTTCCTACTAGGGATCCGCCTTCGTGCAAGAGTAGTGCTGGCCAAACAACAAAGTCCACCAGATGGCCTGTCTTTGTATACTGCTTGTAGCAATTTGTGTCAAAACGCTCGTCTTTGTCTGGAAGTTTGAAACACATAGGAGGGCTTTGCACTACCATCATCCAACACAGGTCTATGCATCCACGAATGAATGGCTGTAGATCGTTCAGACACTTCTTGCTCCAGCGGGCTTTCATGTAAGCCTACGTGTAAAAAGAGAGTTTGCGGAATAAGCGATGCGTAACTCAATAATTaccacttaaagctgcactctcacagattaaacgctttgacaacttgtttattgattgtcttggaacgagcctatttctgcgaaaatccatggaaaccagttatataagactgcttacaaaaattagatcgcagatttttatatttaagttaaaaaaatgatgtatttttcataaaccgttaccataaaacattaattttcgaatgggaGTATGataatctacgatctgattttttgtcagcaatcttacattattggtttgcagatatttatgcaaaaattgctctttccgagacaaaaatattaaagttgtaaaaatggtatatctgtgagagtgcagctttaaaggccgAACACGTATATTGAATGAAGAAAGATACAACGAGTATACGATGatttttttgcatacgtgtaaacTTACTCTTTGGACAACAGTATCATGGAAACGGATACGTCTTTACGGAGGTTCTTCATCTGGTCATCAACATGCACTGATTTAGCTTCCTTAAATGATGATGCAATggcatgtttatgttttgttaatttcacACATAAGATGCTCATAAAGGCAAAGcgatattaaaatacaattgcagaagattaaaactttaaaacatatttttaaccaTTTGATATTATGTTAAAGCGATGATGAATAATCATACTTGATCCACAGCTGTCGAATCATCTGTATTTGGGTCGGAAAAACTTGTACGCTTCGCCTGCCACTTCTGCTGTAACTTATAGTCTTCCAAAGAAGAATTTTGTCTCATATACTGGGCTAATTCTTTGGCAAGCTTTAAAGAACAAATAGTTTTAGGTGTACATGTTTTTGATTGTCCATGCATTTAACACAAATGTGTTTCATAGAGAACGTTTTGAAAAGCACATATTAATATTGTATGTGAAGCAAAACTACGCACCCGTTTCTTCGGCATTGTTGCCATTACAGGAACGGTCTGAAAGCAAacgaaatttattttgaaaaggaaatatttaaaggGACAAAAGGCAACCACATTCACGAACGCAATATCAATTCGGTATTTAAAACGTGATATTATGTAAACGTTGATGTATTTCTCCATACCTTTTCATCCTGTGGATATTCAACCTCGAGCAGCAGATTCATTGCCCTCTCCGTGTCTTTCAGTACCAAGGTTGCTTTCATTTCGCAGAACTCATATGCATTCTGTatacagtaaaaataaaattgatagttTTATCGTTCccagaaaatgaaaacatttaacaaaataacgGAAGTAGCTTGACTGTTGGGGTTGTGCCTCAGTTTCTTTGTCAATCGATGAATGTCATATTTATAAGaaatgaaaggaaaaaaaaacatttaaatactagAAGCGTTAGTTGGAGCGTCTCTATAACTTCCATTTCTGTGTAACCACTGTCTACCAAGACCTCAAAAGCGTTGGTCCATTCATTATCGTACAATTCGTTGTATTTATCAGCAAGTTTCAGTGGACGGTTCGGGTCGCTTAGATCGGTAATGTCTGGGTTATTTTTCGTTAGCTTGTCCCCAGCAAGTTTGCTTAgtctgaaaatatcaaaattgattaaGCAAAATAATGATGGACATAAAAAATagcttatttattattttcaagaaGATCCTTCGGGTAAGCGCAGTTGTTGAACataaaagcattttatataaTCTACCTGAGCATCATATCCTCCTTTTGTTTACTAACTTCTTGCATTGAATATTTAGTGGTGTCCAATTCTTGTTTCAGCTTTGAAATCTGTTCTGTCAACACGTGTTCCTCGTTCTTTTGAGTCTCAATGGCGTATTCAAGTTCTTTTACTTTATCTTCaagagttttgttttgttcgttTATTTTCTTCGCATTTTCCTGTAAATCTTCCTGTAAATCAAGTTTCTCCTCATCCACAACAATAGGTGATGCAGGACGCAGCTCCAAATGTTCACTAGCTGGAACCGTTGTATCTATGACTGGTGCAGGTTCTTGAGCTGTAGCCTCCCTTGATCCGATTTTTGATTGCACAGCGGGTGGAATCTGAAACATATACCGATTACATTGAGTGTAGATCTAAGTCTGTTAaacttaaaatgtaataaatatagtCCAGATATCCAATGTCCAGAAAGGTATCCAGATATTTACCATCTTTGAAAACGATACGGATGTTTGATCTATTTTCCGGAAAAGTTCAAACTTTGTTCGACCGTCAATCTTCTCCAGGCTTCTTAATTTCGTTAAATACTCTTTCCACTCCTTCGTTTCCAGCTCTAACTGATCTAGGACCTCTTCAGTTGGCATCGTATCAAAGTATTGGTAAGGAGAGGATCTGTTTGAGTCCCTATTTAGCTTTTCTGCCGCAACCTCTGCCATTTCTGTActaaaatattacaatacatttacaatttataattgcttttacGTTTGAAATTTA from Mya arenaria isolate MELC-2E11 chromosome 3, ASM2691426v1 harbors:
- the LOC128229331 gene encoding uncharacterized protein LOC128229331; amino-acid sequence: MAEVAAEKLNRDSNRSSPYQYFDTMPTEEVLDQLELETKEWKEYLTKLRSLEKIDGRTKFELFRKIDQTSVSFSKMIPPAVQSKIGSREATAQEPAPVIDTTVPASEHLELRPASPIVVDEEKLDLQEDLQENAKKINEQNKTLEDKVKELEYAIETQKNEEHVLTEQISKLKQELDTTKYSMQEVSKQKEDMMLRLSKLAGDKLTKNNPDITDLSDPNRPLKLADKYNELYDNEWTNAFEVLVDSGYTEMEVIETLQLTLLNAYEFCEMKATLVLKDTERAMNLLLEVEYPQDEKTVPVMATMPKKRLAKELAQYMRQNSSLEDYKLQQKWQAKRTSFSDPNTDDSTAVDQEAKSVHVDDQMKNLRKDVSVSMILLSKELT